In Vidua chalybeata isolate OUT-0048 chromosome 5, bVidCha1 merged haplotype, whole genome shotgun sequence, one genomic interval encodes:
- the IAPP gene encoding islet amyloid polypeptide, producing MCNLKLSVFFIALSVTLSCLEATPIERLLSVADDLSDGTSKRQGWMLPVMSHNTLSALSEEMPEQPAAKAKSHQLEKRKCNTATCVTQRLAAFLVRSSSGLGALYPPTNVGSNTYGKRDTAGLPSTQPQNHARL from the exons ATGTGCAACCTAAAGCTGTCAGTTTTCTTCATTGCACTTTCTGTCACTCTGAGCTGTTTGGAAGCTACACCTATTGAGAG ATTACTGTCTGTGGCTGATGATCTATCTGATGGTACTTCCAAGAGACAAGGATGGATGTTGCCTGTAATGTCACATAATACACTCTCAGCACTTAGTGAGGAAATGCCAGAACAAccagcagcaaaggcaaaaag CCaccagctggagaagaggaaatgcAACACGGCCACGTGTGTGACACAGCGCCTGGCCGCCTTCCTGGTGCGCTCCAGCAGCGGCCTGGGGGCCCTTTACCCACCCACCAACGTGGGCTCCAACACCTACGGCAAGAGGGACACGGCAGGGCTGCCAAGCACGCAGCCCCAAAACCATGCACGGCTCTAG